Proteins co-encoded in one Bremerella sp. TYQ1 genomic window:
- a CDS encoding SMI1/KNR4 family protein, translating into MTEAELDQIADALAVVLPQEYRELMQTRGKWLAATGLLNDELSPLYLKVDRIVQDNHSFRDRETMFGQTYPQWWKTFFLIGTNGAAGFYALRWDGTPGVWLLGGIFWEPEPSKLYDSLAEFVEDKLETAQDHMRMKPIWDARHKAERDDHAAKHQAYAEKGMPWECQWEHPTIDGESLKAEMAKLGVSANGQADPLTRQGLLQLADWIASQGDKAWARQIRLRVELASKPPGEDYVALREDVLEVTERTPRTAVKFTNFYHGIQLRPDEWFDNRNDCSRFGIPFVVDAVSVSDNPRPIEQLISDVEQLVQQTPVRGIDLDDNYEEDIAAILNSAGGRHLRWLGFNLGYNNEGVRPQIQALVESPTTSQLETLYLHSHLNSDDDAVVLAGAAFDRLRTLRFFDVCGPNCSAEALTQLMQAAWFRRLEEVSIRFSDKCCETGLQNLAEMPNLHSLALRDTAERTFQALPRTGAFPALQRLVVEARNLTGKLGEAFCQWQTPQLQEFWLKVHKAKSSDLQAILSASFLKNARILNLHSGKLDAKCLTAIAKHSCAAKLRGLHWNTANEDLEGNMRSLAKTPLTEAGAFPNLTTLSISRPFSQRAWTDTAKFFKNLQLPKLRCLTLNECAFDDAAAEALANNPSLSRLRTLVLRAGWEENKFTARGAEKLFRSPVLNNLRHLEIQDSPVGSCLPLLLKQETLPHLISGVFYKCEASPQVAKQLKATRPLIRVVD; encoded by the coding sequence ATGACTGAAGCAGAATTGGATCAGATTGCGGATGCGCTGGCGGTTGTGTTACCGCAGGAGTATCGGGAACTGATGCAAACGCGCGGCAAATGGCTCGCGGCGACCGGTTTGCTCAACGATGAGTTGTCGCCGCTTTACCTCAAGGTCGATCGGATCGTTCAGGACAACCACTCGTTTCGCGATCGAGAGACCATGTTTGGCCAGACTTATCCGCAGTGGTGGAAAACTTTCTTTCTGATCGGCACCAATGGAGCGGCCGGTTTCTATGCGCTGCGTTGGGATGGAACCCCAGGCGTTTGGCTGCTGGGAGGCATCTTTTGGGAGCCGGAACCGTCGAAGTTATACGATAGCCTGGCTGAGTTCGTTGAAGATAAATTGGAAACCGCTCAAGACCACATGCGGATGAAACCCATCTGGGATGCCAGGCACAAAGCGGAACGTGATGACCACGCGGCCAAACATCAGGCTTATGCCGAGAAAGGGATGCCATGGGAGTGCCAATGGGAACATCCGACAATCGATGGCGAATCACTGAAAGCCGAAATGGCGAAGCTGGGTGTCTCGGCAAACGGTCAGGCCGACCCTCTCACACGGCAAGGGCTTTTGCAACTGGCGGACTGGATTGCATCGCAAGGAGACAAGGCCTGGGCGCGTCAGATTCGGCTTCGCGTTGAACTGGCATCGAAGCCGCCAGGGGAAGACTATGTCGCCTTGCGTGAGGACGTACTGGAAGTCACGGAACGAACCCCGCGAACCGCTGTCAAGTTCACCAACTTCTATCATGGTATACAGCTCCGGCCCGACGAATGGTTCGACAACAGAAACGATTGCTCACGCTTTGGCATCCCTTTTGTTGTTGACGCTGTCTCGGTCTCCGACAATCCTCGCCCGATTGAACAATTGATTTCGGACGTTGAACAATTGGTTCAGCAGACCCCTGTCCGGGGAATCGACCTGGACGACAACTACGAGGAAGATATCGCCGCGATTCTGAATTCGGCAGGCGGAAGACATCTCCGCTGGCTCGGATTTAACCTGGGGTATAACAACGAAGGAGTGCGTCCACAGATCCAAGCGTTGGTCGAATCACCCACAACATCGCAGCTGGAAACACTGTATTTGCACAGTCACCTGAATTCAGACGACGACGCGGTCGTTTTGGCTGGTGCCGCGTTTGACCGACTGCGAACGCTGCGATTCTTTGACGTTTGCGGGCCCAATTGTTCGGCCGAAGCGCTGACCCAGCTGATGCAGGCAGCTTGGTTTCGTCGATTAGAAGAGGTCAGCATTCGCTTTAGCGACAAGTGCTGCGAAACCGGCCTGCAAAACTTGGCCGAGATGCCGAATCTACATTCGCTCGCACTGCGAGACACCGCTGAACGAACGTTTCAAGCGTTACCGCGGACAGGCGCATTTCCAGCCCTGCAACGCTTGGTGGTTGAAGCTCGCAACTTGACCGGCAAGCTGGGTGAAGCATTCTGCCAATGGCAAACGCCCCAGTTACAAGAGTTCTGGCTGAAGGTTCACAAAGCCAAGTCTTCCGACCTGCAAGCGATTCTTAGTGCGTCGTTTTTGAAGAATGCTCGCATATTAAACCTTCACTCAGGAAAGCTCGACGCAAAGTGCCTTACTGCGATCGCAAAGCATTCGTGTGCTGCGAAACTACGAGGCTTGCATTGGAATACGGCGAATGAAGATTTGGAAGGCAACATGCGAAGCCTTGCCAAGACGCCCCTTACGGAAGCCGGAGCTTTCCCCAACCTGACGACCTTGTCGATCTCGCGTCCATTTAGCCAACGGGCATGGACCGACACGGCCAAGTTCTTCAAGAATTTGCAGCTGCCCAAGCTACGGTGCTTGACGCTCAATGAATGCGCGTTCGACGATGCCGCTGCCGAAGCTTTGGCTAACAATCCGTCGCTGTCTCGCTTGCGGACGCTGGTTCTTAGAGCTGGCTGGGAAGAAAACAAGTTTACCGCGAGGGGCGCGGAGAAATTGTTTCGATCTCCGGTGCTGAATAACCTAAGACACCTCGAAATCCAAGATTCCCCAGTCGGCTCATGCCTGCCGCTTTTGCTCAAGCAAGAGACACTGCCGCATCTGATCAGCGGCGTTTTCTACAAGTGTGAGGCTTCCCCGCAGGTCGCAAAACAGCTGAAAGCCACGCGGCCACTAATTCGGGTCGTCGATTAG
- a CDS encoding SDR family oxidoreductase — MKNTALITGASSGIGRELAWVHAEQGGDLILVARRGEVLEELKQQIVEKHQVNVLCIATDLNEPGAVHQLYNQVEAEKIAVDILINNAGFGNHGPFHQHDWKTDGSMIHLNVTVLSEMTHRFLQGMLERQHGRILNVGSTAGFLPGPMMAVYYASKAYVLSFSQAIAEEVAELGVSVTALCPGPVETEFFQRAHAKHIGMFKKGSTATARGVAELGYKAMKKGRLVVINEWRLWFLLNWITPWVPRRTLLKISRWLLSS, encoded by the coding sequence ATGAAAAACACCGCGCTGATTACCGGAGCTTCCAGCGGCATTGGCCGCGAGCTCGCTTGGGTTCATGCCGAGCAAGGAGGCGATCTCATTTTGGTTGCTCGCCGGGGCGAAGTTCTCGAAGAGCTCAAGCAGCAGATTGTTGAAAAGCACCAAGTCAACGTCCTGTGCATCGCCACCGATCTGAACGAGCCAGGCGCCGTGCATCAGTTATACAACCAGGTCGAAGCGGAGAAGATCGCCGTCGACATCCTGATCAACAACGCCGGCTTCGGTAATCATGGACCGTTCCATCAGCACGACTGGAAAACGGATGGGTCGATGATTCACTTGAACGTGACAGTTCTCAGCGAGATGACGCATCGATTCCTGCAAGGGATGCTCGAGCGGCAGCATGGACGAATCTTGAATGTCGGCAGCACGGCCGGGTTCCTGCCAGGTCCAATGATGGCGGTCTACTACGCGTCGAAAGCGTACGTGCTCAGCTTCTCGCAAGCGATCGCCGAAGAAGTGGCCGAGCTGGGCGTCTCTGTTACTGCCCTATGTCCTGGCCCGGTCGAAACCGAGTTCTTCCAACGCGCCCACGCTAAGCATATCGGCATGTTCAAAAAAGGCTCGACCGCCACGGCCCGCGGCGTGGCCGAACTTGGCTACAAGGCAATGAAGAAAGGCCGCCTGGTGGTGATCAACGAATGGCGTCTCTGGTTCCTACTCAACTGGATCACCCCCTGGGTCCCCAGACGCACACTCCTGAAAATCTCGCGCTGGCTGCTGAGTTCCTAA
- a CDS encoding NADPH:quinone reductase codes for MKAAYIEETGPPEVIQYGEIPTPEPGDGQVLVKIGTAALNPIDTYIRNGANYWELPKPFVTGSDLAGTIEKVGPNANRYQVGQRVWGTNQGLVGRQGTFAEYAVVDECWLYATPDDVSDDAAAACALTGVTAHLGLGPQNAKLQAGETIFVHGGSGGVGSMVVQMAKAIGATVLATAGSDEKAAICKELGADHVFNYKTQNVAEEVLKCCPDGVNVIWETVREPDFDFLVSIAAERCRMVLMAGRDARPEFPVGPFYVKGCSLHGFVMFKASPEELASCGDDIGRWLSEGKLKPQIGQTFPLSEAAAAHKLQEDNTLRQAGTLAGKILIKP; via the coding sequence ATGAAAGCGGCCTACATCGAAGAGACAGGACCACCCGAGGTAATTCAGTATGGCGAGATCCCGACCCCAGAGCCGGGTGATGGCCAGGTGTTGGTGAAAATCGGGACCGCTGCGCTGAACCCGATCGATACCTATATCCGTAACGGAGCCAACTACTGGGAATTGCCCAAGCCGTTTGTCACTGGGAGCGACCTGGCGGGCACGATCGAAAAAGTAGGCCCCAATGCCAACCGTTATCAAGTCGGACAGCGTGTTTGGGGTACGAATCAGGGCCTTGTAGGACGCCAGGGAACTTTCGCCGAATATGCCGTCGTCGACGAATGCTGGCTCTACGCCACGCCAGATGACGTAAGTGACGACGCCGCAGCAGCTTGCGCGTTGACTGGAGTGACCGCTCATCTTGGTTTAGGGCCGCAGAACGCCAAGCTACAGGCTGGAGAAACCATCTTTGTCCATGGTGGCTCAGGCGGAGTCGGATCGATGGTCGTTCAAATGGCGAAAGCCATTGGGGCGACAGTACTTGCGACAGCAGGTTCCGACGAAAAGGCCGCGATCTGCAAGGAACTGGGCGCCGATCACGTCTTCAACTACAAGACGCAGAACGTCGCCGAGGAAGTCCTAAAGTGTTGTCCTGATGGGGTTAACGTCATCTGGGAAACGGTCCGCGAGCCCGACTTCGACTTCCTGGTCAGCATTGCCGCGGAGCGTTGCCGCATGGTGCTGATGGCTGGTCGCGATGCTCGTCCAGAATTTCCCGTAGGTCCTTTCTACGTCAAGGGTTGCAGCCTGCATGGCTTTGTGATGTTCAAGGCGAGCCCGGAAGAATTGGCAAGCTGCGGTGACGATATCGGCCGTTGGCTTTCGGAGGGGAAGTTGAAGCCGCAGATCGGCCAGACGTTCCCGTTGTCGGAAGCGGCTGCTGCTCATAAGTTGCAGGAAGACAACACGTTGCGTCAAGCAGGAACCCTGGCAGGGAAAATTCTGATTAAACCGTGA
- a CDS encoding SMP-30/gluconolactonase/LRE family protein produces MSRLCLLTAVLCLFFTAELHATEFGEIVTVAGTGHKEIGKMSGPADEVNIGQTFGATIGPDGALYVTEVENHRVLRVDLEKNTVTTVAGNGTKGYSGDGGPATAAQLNEPYEVRFAKNGDMYFVEMQNHIIRKVDANSAQISTIAGTGTAGFSGDGGPALKAQFNRPHSIVLSEDDSILYVADIQNHRIRAIDLAKGTITSIAGNGQKKLPVDGEPTVGKPMVGPRALYLDGDDLWIALREGHSVWRLDLKSGLVHHVACSGKKGYSGDGGSAKEATMNGPKGIVKAPNGCLYVVDTENQAIREIDVENDRIRTVAGIGPKGRGYSGDGGPATEAKMDRPHGIGVDQNNALYIGDTNNHRVRKVVPVSN; encoded by the coding sequence ATGTCCCGCCTTTGCTTGCTAACCGCCGTTTTATGCCTATTTTTTACGGCCGAACTCCATGCGACGGAGTTCGGCGAGATCGTCACCGTGGCCGGAACGGGTCACAAAGAAATTGGGAAAATGAGCGGTCCCGCCGATGAGGTCAACATCGGCCAAACCTTCGGTGCAACGATCGGCCCGGACGGTGCTTTGTACGTGACGGAAGTCGAGAACCACCGTGTACTTAGAGTCGATCTCGAAAAGAACACGGTCACCACGGTTGCCGGCAATGGCACCAAAGGCTATTCAGGCGACGGCGGCCCCGCAACAGCGGCTCAACTGAACGAGCCGTATGAGGTGCGATTTGCGAAGAATGGGGACATGTATTTTGTTGAAATGCAGAACCATATTATACGCAAAGTTGATGCAAACTCGGCGCAGATTTCGACAATCGCTGGGACAGGAACGGCCGGGTTTTCAGGCGATGGCGGCCCGGCGTTGAAGGCCCAGTTCAATCGCCCACATAGCATCGTGTTGAGTGAAGACGATTCGATTCTTTACGTCGCAGATATTCAAAACCATCGCATTCGCGCGATCGATTTAGCCAAGGGAACCATTACCTCCATTGCTGGGAATGGTCAGAAGAAGCTTCCTGTGGATGGAGAGCCAACCGTTGGAAAGCCGATGGTGGGCCCGCGGGCTTTATATCTTGATGGCGACGATCTTTGGATCGCCCTTCGCGAAGGACACAGTGTCTGGCGATTGGATCTGAAGTCAGGCTTGGTCCATCACGTTGCGTGTTCTGGCAAGAAGGGCTACAGCGGCGATGGCGGCAGTGCGAAAGAGGCCACCATGAATGGTCCCAAGGGAATCGTCAAAGCGCCCAACGGTTGTCTCTATGTCGTCGATACCGAGAACCAGGCCATTCGCGAGATCGATGTTGAAAACGATCGCATTCGTACCGTGGCTGGTATTGGGCCCAAAGGGCGTGGCTACTCCGGCGATGGAGGTCCCGCGACGGAAGCGAAGATGGATCGGCCCCATGGCATCGGTGTCGACCAAAATAACGCGTTGTACATCGGCGATACGAACAATCATCGGGTACGCAAAGTCGTGCCGGTTTCTAACTAA
- a CDS encoding sugar phosphate isomerase/epimerase, which yields MLHLNRRQMLQTALGTAAAAGMGSTLSAADPSPSRWKLITFTKFLQPLSYEEMADRVAEIGYDGIEAPIRINGHIEPKNVADELPKFVEALKKRGLTIDILTSSINSVDSPNAEETLKVAQQLGIPRYRMAYYRYDLKKPVVPQLREAGAQLKDLAAMNEEIGIQAVYQNHSGSHYVGAPIWDIMQLVRQYDPKYVSMAFDIGHARVEGNTSWPIQWNLVQSHLGSVYIKDFQGNGGRPAWCSVTEGQLPDQFWNSLKASQFSGPVSLHVEYLRGDEAKDVANHVAAMKRDLAWLKERLA from the coding sequence ATGCTTCACTTGAATCGACGACAGATGCTTCAAACCGCGCTGGGAACTGCCGCCGCTGCTGGAATGGGAAGCACGCTTTCCGCCGCAGATCCTTCGCCGAGCCGCTGGAAGCTGATTACCTTTACGAAGTTTTTGCAGCCGCTTAGCTACGAAGAAATGGCCGATCGCGTAGCGGAAATCGGCTACGACGGCATCGAGGCTCCCATTCGCATCAATGGGCATATCGAACCGAAGAATGTGGCGGACGAGTTGCCGAAATTTGTCGAAGCGTTGAAGAAACGTGGTCTGACCATCGACATTCTTACCTCAAGTATCAATAGCGTCGATTCACCCAATGCAGAGGAAACCCTGAAGGTTGCCCAGCAGTTGGGGATTCCTCGATACCGCATGGCCTATTATCGCTACGACTTGAAGAAGCCGGTCGTGCCGCAGTTGCGAGAAGCGGGAGCTCAGCTAAAAGATCTCGCCGCAATGAACGAAGAGATCGGCATTCAAGCCGTCTATCAAAATCATTCTGGCAGTCATTACGTTGGTGCCCCCATTTGGGACATCATGCAGTTGGTTCGCCAGTACGATCCGAAGTATGTCTCGATGGCGTTCGATATCGGTCATGCTCGCGTCGAAGGCAATACTTCGTGGCCCATTCAATGGAACCTGGTGCAATCGCATCTCGGTTCGGTCTACATCAAAGACTTCCAAGGCAACGGTGGCCGTCCGGCTTGGTGTTCGGTAACCGAAGGCCAACTGCCAGATCAATTCTGGAATTCACTGAAAGCAAGTCAGTTCAGCGGTCCAGTCTCGTTGCATGTCGAATACCTGCGCGGCGACGAAGCGAAGGACGTTGCGAACCATGTGGCCGCAATGAAGCGTGATTTGGCCTGGTTGAAGGAGCGTCTCGCGTAG
- a CDS encoding sulfatase-like hydrolase/transferase has product MVSTLKILRTLVLFCVAFAGSAVGAEERPNILWLSCEDISAHFGCYDDPHAITPNIDQLATEGVLFRNAFTTAGVCAPCRSGIITGMYQTSLGTQHMRCTATLPEQIKPFPVYLREAGYYCTNNSKQDYQFRTPKGTWDASSGKAHWRNRPDKSQPFFAVFNFTGCHESGIASKGKYENVTQVLSEDERQDAEKLDLPPYYPDTPIVREDWKRNYELITAMDHWAGDLIQQLKDDGLYENTIIMFWSDHGVGLPRAKRWLYDSGTHIPLVVRIPEKYRVDGQGVPGQATDQLVSSIDFGPTVLRLAGIEIPAHVQGKPFLGSDVEPREFVYGARDRMDERYDIIRMVRDTRFKYLRNYEPLKTYYQYMNTPEKGATMRELRRLHEAGKLPAEAEYYFSASKPVEELYDCQADPYEVNNLAADPKYADVLKRMRAAHRQWVLETRDTGLIPEPILVKRAKRLGSEYAILRQEDADAYNERLSSVATMASEGEGVLPQLLQAMKDEDDAIRYWAATGIGNIGETAKTDASGLVRAALTDDSSAVRTAAARAMCRMGMPKEALPVLVREMTTGEQWERLQAAIVLDEIDEQARPVIDEMKQGLEYQKGFNSDGKYRVRVTNRALNELQGTQNSVP; this is encoded by the coding sequence ATGGTGAGCACTTTGAAGATCTTACGAACGCTCGTCCTGTTCTGTGTCGCGTTTGCCGGTTCCGCGGTTGGGGCCGAAGAGCGGCCTAATATTTTGTGGCTCTCGTGCGAAGATATCAGCGCGCATTTCGGTTGCTATGACGACCCCCATGCGATCACGCCGAACATCGATCAACTGGCCACCGAAGGCGTTCTCTTCCGGAATGCATTCACGACGGCAGGCGTTTGTGCTCCGTGCCGCAGTGGCATCATCACCGGCATGTATCAGACTTCGCTCGGCACGCAGCATATGCGGTGCACGGCGACGCTGCCTGAGCAAATCAAACCGTTTCCGGTTTATCTGCGTGAAGCGGGCTATTATTGCACCAACAACTCGAAGCAGGACTATCAATTTCGCACGCCGAAGGGGACGTGGGACGCATCGTCGGGTAAGGCCCATTGGCGAAACCGGCCTGACAAGTCGCAACCCTTTTTTGCCGTGTTCAATTTCACCGGATGTCACGAATCGGGCATTGCCTCGAAGGGGAAGTACGAAAACGTCACCCAGGTATTGAGCGAGGATGAGCGACAAGATGCTGAAAAGCTTGATTTGCCGCCCTACTACCCTGACACGCCGATCGTCCGCGAAGACTGGAAACGGAACTACGAACTGATCACGGCGATGGATCATTGGGCTGGTGATTTGATTCAGCAGCTTAAGGATGACGGTTTGTACGAGAACACGATCATCATGTTCTGGTCCGACCATGGCGTTGGTTTGCCGCGAGCGAAGCGTTGGCTGTACGATTCGGGAACGCACATTCCTTTGGTGGTGCGAATTCCTGAGAAGTACCGCGTCGACGGGCAAGGGGTGCCGGGGCAGGCGACTGATCAATTGGTCAGTTCGATCGATTTCGGTCCAACGGTCCTTCGTCTCGCAGGGATCGAAATCCCGGCGCATGTGCAAGGGAAGCCGTTCCTTGGATCGGACGTCGAGCCGAGGGAGTTTGTCTATGGGGCACGCGATCGAATGGACGAGCGGTACGACATCATTCGTATGGTTCGCGATACGCGGTTTAAGTATCTTCGCAACTACGAACCGCTGAAGACTTACTATCAGTACATGAATACTCCGGAGAAAGGGGCGACGATGCGTGAGCTTCGTCGGTTGCACGAGGCGGGGAAGTTGCCTGCGGAAGCGGAATACTATTTCTCCGCATCGAAGCCGGTCGAAGAGCTTTACGACTGCCAGGCCGATCCTTACGAAGTCAACAACCTGGCTGCGGATCCAAAGTATGCCGATGTTTTGAAGCGGATGCGAGCGGCGCATCGGCAATGGGTTTTAGAGACACGCGATACTGGGCTGATTCCAGAGCCGATTCTTGTGAAGCGTGCTAAGCGGTTGGGAAGTGAGTACGCTATTTTGCGGCAGGAGGATGCCGACGCGTACAACGAACGGCTGAGCAGTGTGGCGACGATGGCTTCGGAAGGGGAAGGCGTTCTGCCGCAACTCCTGCAGGCGATGAAAGACGAGGACGATGCGATTCGTTACTGGGCCGCGACAGGTATCGGGAACATCGGCGAAACCGCCAAAACGGATGCCAGCGGATTGGTTCGTGCCGCGCTGACCGATGATTCCTCGGCTGTGCGGACGGCGGCTGCGCGAGCGATGTGTCGCATGGGGATGCCGAAGGAAGCATTGCCGGTCTTGGTGCGTGAGATGACGACTGGAGAGCAGTGGGAACGCCTGCAAGCGGCGATCGTGCTGGACGAAATCGACGAGCAGGCCCGGCCGGTGATCGATGAGATGAAGCAGGGTCTCGAATATCAGAAAGGGTTCAACTCGGACGGAAAATACCGCGTTCGAGTGACGAATCGTGCCTTGAACGAACTTCAAGGCACCCAAAACAGCGTTCCATAG
- the metG gene encoding methionine--tRNA ligase: MARRILVTSALPYANGPIHIGHLVEYIQTDIWVRFQKLSGNDCRYFCADDTHGTAIMISAQKNGVTEEEFIAKMSDEHQQDFAGFGVQFDNYGSTHSDENRELCAEFWQSLRDAGLVIEKDVHQLFDPEKKTFLADRFVRGTCPKCGSENQPGDNCSKCGAAYTPADLIDPKSTLSGATPELKTAKHLFVQLEKLHGFLDEWTQSGQHLQDEVANYLKGHFLHDELRDWDISRPGPYFGFEIPDSPGDYWYVWFDAPIGYIASTWQWCKANGEDLAKWWKNPETEVHHFIGKDITYFHTLFWPGMLKTAGYNLPEKVHIHGFLTVDGKKMSKSDGTFVKAATYLKHLDPAYLRYFYASKLGPRLDDLDMNLEEFADKINSDLIGKVVNLASRTAKFVEKTGLSAEYPDDGGLFAKGAAAGDEIAKAYEDLDLNKAMRLILELADAANPFIESNKPWELRKDPDNAQKLQDVCTIGLNLFRQIVVYLSPVLPLLAEQTGELLNDPITSWDQTKTPLTGTDVNKFKHLMKRVEADKVKAMIDDSKEEAAADAPAENNQADETAAKFEDSAQPMVDEPMAEECTIDDFVKVDLRVARILSAEQVPEARKLLKLTLGLGGDHRKQVFAGIKAAYNPEDLVGRLVVMVANLKPRQMKFGLSEGMVCASGPGGEEVFLLSPDEGAKPGQRIH; the protein is encoded by the coding sequence ATGGCACGACGCATTTTGGTCACCTCTGCCCTGCCGTACGCGAATGGGCCGATCCATATCGGGCACCTGGTGGAATACATCCAGACCGATATCTGGGTCCGCTTTCAAAAGCTTTCGGGCAACGATTGCCGTTATTTCTGCGCCGACGACACGCACGGCACGGCCATCATGATCAGCGCCCAGAAGAACGGGGTGACCGAAGAAGAGTTCATCGCCAAGATGAGCGACGAGCATCAGCAGGACTTCGCTGGGTTCGGCGTGCAGTTCGATAATTACGGCTCGACCCATAGCGACGAAAATCGTGAGCTGTGTGCCGAGTTCTGGCAGTCGCTTCGTGACGCCGGATTGGTGATCGAGAAAGATGTCCATCAGTTGTTCGATCCCGAGAAGAAGACATTCCTGGCCGATCGGTTCGTGCGTGGAACGTGTCCGAAGTGTGGCTCGGAGAATCAGCCAGGCGATAACTGTTCCAAATGCGGTGCGGCCTATACACCGGCCGATTTGATCGATCCGAAAAGTACGCTTTCCGGGGCGACGCCAGAATTGAAAACGGCGAAGCATTTGTTCGTGCAGTTGGAAAAGCTGCATGGCTTCCTCGATGAGTGGACGCAAAGCGGTCAGCATTTGCAGGACGAAGTGGCTAACTATTTGAAGGGGCACTTCCTGCATGACGAACTGCGGGACTGGGACATCTCGCGTCCGGGGCCGTACTTCGGTTTCGAGATTCCGGATAGCCCGGGCGACTATTGGTATGTCTGGTTCGATGCCCCGATCGGCTACATCGCATCGACATGGCAGTGGTGCAAAGCGAACGGCGAAGATCTTGCGAAGTGGTGGAAGAATCCTGAAACGGAAGTGCATCACTTCATCGGGAAGGATATCACTTACTTCCACACGTTGTTCTGGCCAGGCATGCTGAAGACGGCCGGATACAACCTGCCGGAGAAGGTGCACATCCATGGTTTCTTGACGGTCGACGGAAAGAAGATGTCCAAGAGCGACGGGACATTTGTCAAAGCGGCGACGTACCTGAAGCATTTGGATCCGGCCTACCTGCGTTATTTCTACGCTTCGAAGCTGGGCCCGAGACTGGACGACCTCGATATGAACCTCGAGGAATTCGCCGACAAGATCAATTCCGACTTAATCGGTAAAGTCGTGAACCTGGCCTCGCGGACGGCTAAGTTCGTCGAGAAGACGGGGCTTTCTGCCGAGTACCCCGACGACGGTGGACTGTTCGCCAAGGGGGCGGCCGCAGGGGATGAGATTGCAAAAGCTTACGAGGACTTGGATCTCAACAAAGCGATGCGATTGATCCTGGAGCTTGCCGACGCGGCGAATCCATTCATCGAATCGAACAAGCCGTGGGAACTGCGGAAAGATCCAGACAATGCTCAGAAGCTGCAGGATGTCTGCACGATCGGGCTGAACTTGTTCCGGCAGATCGTCGTTTACCTATCGCCGGTGTTGCCACTGTTGGCCGAACAAACGGGCGAGCTGTTGAACGACCCGATCACCAGCTGGGACCAAACGAAGACGCCGCTCACGGGGACGGACGTCAATAAATTCAAGCATCTAATGAAACGCGTGGAAGCCGATAAGGTAAAAGCCATGATTGACGATAGCAAAGAAGAAGCAGCCGCAGACGCTCCGGCCGAGAACAACCAGGCGGATGAAACCGCGGCGAAGTTCGAGGACAGTGCTCAGCCGATGGTCGACGAACCGATGGCCGAAGAATGCACGATCGACGACTTTGTGAAAGTCGACCTTCGCGTGGCTCGTATCCTTTCGGCCGAACAAGTGCCGGAAGCACGCAAGTTGTTGAAGCTGACGCTTGGTTTGGGCGGCGATCACCGCAAGCAAGTCTTCGCCGGCATCAAAGCGGCGTACAACCCGGAAGACCTCGTTGGCCGTTTGGTTGTCATGGTCGCTAACTTGAAGCCACGCCAGATGAAGTTCGGCTTGAGCGAAGGCATGGTTTGTGCCAGCGGTCCCGGCGGTGAAGAAGTGTTCCTGCTAAGCCCCGACGAGGGTGCCAAGCCAGGACAGCGAATTCACTAA